The segment AGGCCCGTCGCCGCCGCGACCGCCCGGGCCTTGAGCAGCGCGTTCTCCGCGAAGGTCACCCCGGACTCGACGACCTCGCCCGGGTCGGGCAGGCCGAGCGCGGGCAGGTCGGACACGGCCACGACGTCGCCGTCCGCGAGCCCGGGGACGTGCGGGCGCAGCAGGCGGACGAGCTCGGTCACCTTGTGCGCGTTGCGCGTGGCGAGCACCAGCCGCGGCCCCGCGTCGCCCACGTCGCCGGCGTCGCTCACGGCGCCGGCGTCGCGAGGACCCGCTGCTGCTGCTCGGTGAGCAGCGCGCAGCCCAGCAGCGCCAGGTCCAGCAGCCCGTCGAGCTCCTCGCGGTCGAACGGGGCGCCCTCGGCTGTGCCCTGGACCTCGACGAAGCGGCCGTCGCCGGTGCAGACGACGTTCATGTCCGTGCCGGCGGAGACGTCCTCGGGGTAGTCCAGGTCGAGCACGGCCCGGCCGCCGACGACGCCGACGCTGATCGCGGAGACCGAGCCGGTCAGGGCCTTGGCGCCCTTCTTCACGTGGCCCTGCGCCTGCGCCCAGGTGATGGCGTCGGCGAGCGCGACGTAGGCGCCGGTGATGGCGGCGGTCCGGGTGCCGCCGTCGGCCTGCAGCACGTCGCAGTCCAGGTGGACGGTGTTCTCCCCCAGGGCCGAGGTGTCGACGACGGCGCGCAGCGCCCGCCCGACCAGCCGGGAGATCTCGTGCGTGCGGCCGCCGACCTTGCCCTTGACCGACTCCCGGTCGCTGCGGGTGTTGGTCGAGCGCGGCAGCATCGCGTACTCCGCGGTCACCCAGCCCTTGCCGGAGCCCTTGCGCCAGCGCGGCACGCCCGGGGTGAAGCTCGCGGTGCACATCACGCGGGTGCGGCCGAACTCGACGAGCACGCTGCCCTCGGGGTGGTCGGTCCAGCCGCGGGTGAGGCGGACCTCGCGCAGCTGGTCGGGCAGTCGGCCGTCGTGGCGGGGGCTGGTCACCCGGCCATCAAAGCCCCGCGCACCGGCGCCGACCAACTCAGGGCCTCAGCCGCCGTGGACGACCTCGTGCACGGCGCCGGGCTCGGCGGTCACGGTCCGGCCTAGGAACACCTCGGCCGCCTCCTGCGCGGCGACGCCGGGCGGGTTCCACGCCGGGACGTGGGTGAGCACGAGGAGGTCGGCGCCGGCGGCCGCCGCGACCTCGCCCGCGCGCCGGCCCGTGAGGTGGATCCCGCGGGCCTCGTCACGGCCCTCGACGAACGCGGCCTCGCACAGCAGCAGGTCCGCGCCGGCGGCGGCCTCGTCCAGGCCCTCGCAGGTGTCGGTGTCGCCGGAGTAGACGAGCGCGTGGTCCTGCCCGGCGGGGTCGGTCCACACCACGCGCAGCGCGTACGCCTCGACCGGGTGCCGGACCGGGAACGGGGTGACTCGCAGGGAGCCGACCTGAACGCCCGTGCGCGGGGACCACTCCTGGACGTCGAGCTCGGCCGACATGTCCGCCGGGGCGACGAGGTCGTAGCCGCGGGCCAGCCGGGCCGCGGTCCCCGCCGGGCCGTGGACGGGCACCCGGCGACCGGTGCTGCCGCCGGGGTGGTGGCGCTGCAGGACGTACAGCCCCATGAGGTCCAGGCAGTGGTCGGCGTGCAGGTGCGACAGCAGGACCGCGTCGAGGTCGCGCGGGTCCAGGTGGTGCTGGAGCGGGCCGAGCGCGCCGCTGCCCAGGTCCAGGACGACGCGCGTGGTGCCGCCGTGCCCGTCCGGGGCCTCGACGAGGTAGCACGAGGCCGCCGACCCCGGCCCGGGGTAGGAGCCGGCGCAGCCGACGACGGTCAGCCGCAGCCCGGTCGGCGCGCTCACGCCGGGGCCCCGGTCAGCTCGACCGCCCCGACCACCGGGCCCAGGAACCGCCCGGCCA is part of the Aquipuribacter hungaricus genome and harbors:
- a CDS encoding MBL fold metallo-hydrolase produces the protein MRLTVVGCAGSYPGPGSAASCYLVEAPDGHGGTTRVVLDLGSGALGPLQHHLDPRDLDAVLLSHLHADHCLDLMGLYVLQRHHPGGSTGRRVPVHGPAGTAARLARGYDLVAPADMSAELDVQEWSPRTGVQVGSLRVTPFPVRHPVEAYALRVVWTDPAGQDHALVYSGDTDTCEGLDEAAAGADLLLCEAAFVEGRDEARGIHLTGRRAGEVAAAAGADLLVLTHVPAWNPPGVAAQEAAEVFLGRTVTAEPGAVHEVVHGG
- the rph gene encoding ribonuclease PH, yielding MTSPRHDGRLPDQLREVRLTRGWTDHPEGSVLVEFGRTRVMCTASFTPGVPRWRKGSGKGWVTAEYAMLPRSTNTRSDRESVKGKVGGRTHEISRLVGRALRAVVDTSALGENTVHLDCDVLQADGGTRTAAITGAYVALADAITWAQAQGHVKKGAKALTGSVSAISVGVVGGRAVLDLDYPEDVSAGTDMNVVCTGDGRFVEVQGTAEGAPFDREELDGLLDLALLGCALLTEQQQRVLATPAP